The following coding sequences are from one Lipingzhangella halophila window:
- a CDS encoding carboxymuconolactone decarboxylase family protein: MIEDELYDAGLRQRRAMFGKAGAEDQVEHTTDLNDKLQEIVTRNCFGDIWQRDGLEVRTRSLITVAMLLALGRSHELRIHINGALANGVSVVELREIMLHSYLYCGIPAAVEGIRTLDEILAQRDAGQEFPA; this comes from the coding sequence ATGATCGAGGACGAACTGTACGACGCCGGCCTGCGTCAGCGCCGCGCGATGTTCGGTAAGGCAGGCGCGGAGGATCAGGTCGAACACACGACCGACCTGAACGACAAGCTGCAGGAGATCGTTACCCGCAACTGCTTTGGCGACATCTGGCAGCGGGACGGTCTGGAGGTGCGCACCCGGAGCCTGATCACGGTCGCCATGCTCCTCGCGCTCGGCCGGTCCCACGAGCTGCGGATCCACATCAACGGAGCCCTGGCCAACGGGGTGAGCGTCGTTGAGCTCCGCGAGATCATGCTGCACTCCTATCTCTACTGCGGGATTCCCGCCGCGGTCGAGGGGATTCGGACGCTGGACGAGATCTTGGCGCAGCGCGACGCCGGGCAGGAGTTTCCCGCCTAA
- a CDS encoding TRAP transporter substrate-binding protein: MTRKSAYARSVALPVGLAAVVMSAACGGGADDDGSTELTVATAAQPDTPSNQVMQWYFNQVEERSNGQLTFDVLPPDSLCEADEVAECTQDGRADVGVSIPDYTPQMFPTDTVVSIPFTADNAHAVTQALDKANTEHEGAQQVWEQNGLVPVSHWPVGRLMLGSPEEVDSMADMQGQRWRVSGPYLQSAVEETGGSNVALTAPETYEGIERGVADAVGFAIDGAIDYKLMELLPYWTDPGTGHYSTFGMWMNQSTYDGLPEDMQEVVDNAAEDLNTGDGVEQFAEGAAGQCDTLLEGEEIEGVDRWSEEATQEWEDAVGDDLSEQWTSDAEDAGLEDASGYLDMYTSALEESEDAELIEDPVVQCIDRAEDE, from the coding sequence GTGACGAGGAAGAGCGCATACGCGCGGTCGGTGGCACTCCCCGTGGGACTGGCGGCGGTGGTTATGTCAGCGGCGTGCGGGGGCGGCGCGGACGATGACGGCTCCACGGAGCTCACCGTGGCCACCGCGGCGCAGCCGGACACCCCGAGCAACCAGGTCATGCAGTGGTACTTCAATCAGGTCGAGGAGCGCTCCAACGGGCAGTTGACCTTCGACGTGCTGCCGCCCGACTCGCTGTGCGAGGCCGACGAGGTCGCGGAGTGCACCCAGGACGGACGTGCCGATGTCGGGGTCTCGATCCCCGACTACACGCCGCAGATGTTCCCCACCGACACTGTGGTCAGCATCCCCTTCACCGCGGACAACGCTCATGCGGTGACGCAGGCGCTGGACAAGGCGAACACGGAGCACGAAGGGGCCCAGCAGGTCTGGGAGCAGAACGGCCTGGTCCCCGTGTCCCACTGGCCGGTGGGCCGGCTGATGTTGGGCAGCCCCGAGGAGGTCGACAGCATGGCCGACATGCAGGGGCAGCGGTGGCGCGTCTCCGGGCCTTACCTGCAGAGCGCCGTGGAGGAGACCGGCGGAAGCAACGTTGCGCTGACAGCGCCGGAGACCTACGAGGGAATCGAGCGCGGGGTGGCCGACGCGGTCGGGTTCGCGATCGACGGCGCCATCGACTACAAGCTGATGGAGCTGCTCCCGTACTGGACCGATCCGGGCACCGGCCACTACTCCACCTTCGGGATGTGGATGAACCAGTCCACCTACGATGGCCTCCCCGAGGACATGCAGGAGGTGGTGGACAACGCCGCCGAGGACCTGAACACCGGCGACGGCGTCGAGCAGTTCGCCGAGGGCGCCGCGGGACAGTGCGACACACTCCTTGAGGGCGAGGAGATCGAGGGTGTCGACCGCTGGAGTGAGGAGGCCACCCAGGAATGGGAGGACGCGGTCGGCGACGACCTCAGCGAACAGTGGACCAGCGACGCCGAGGACGCCGGGCTTGAGGACGCGTCCGGATACCTCGACATGTACACGAGCGCGCTTGAGGAGTCCGAGGACGCGGAGCTCATCGAGGACCCGGTGGTGCAGTGCATCGATCGGGCCGAGGACGAGTGA
- a CDS encoding TRAP transporter large permease, with amino-acid sequence MDPNTIVLLVVVLLVALLAIRMPVALALALAGATGLALLQGTDFATNMLATEPFAQTNEFTLTIIPMFILMGVFAVRARIAEQVYAVASHLLRRLPGGLGVATVMACAGFAAVSGSSIGTAATMSRLSITEMRRAGYPESIAGALVAVAGTLGVLIPPSVFLVLYAIMTGESVAAMLAAGIVPGIISALAYATFIMAVAPKLVAKPGSADAPNLDSAVEAAAGGTGSESTRVTATATPTKLRDLEMRGLVRVALLFFIVLGGIYSGFFTPTESAAMGALVAAVMLILEFRRQGFATLYEKFTGALKETAGTTSMVFAIVVGSAILSKFFVTARLPQTATSSISALDFSPHLTIALLLLMLVPLGMALESISILVISVPLLYPIATSMGFDGVWLGILIVKLIEIGMVTPPVGINCYVVAGTSGVNVERIFRGVAPFVAIELAVVAVLFAFPELILWLPSLVR; translated from the coding sequence ATGGACCCCAACACGATCGTCCTGCTGGTCGTCGTCCTGCTGGTCGCACTGCTGGCCATCCGGATGCCGGTGGCCCTGGCTCTGGCACTGGCCGGCGCGACCGGGCTGGCGCTGCTCCAGGGCACGGACTTCGCCACGAACATGCTGGCCACGGAACCGTTCGCGCAGACGAACGAGTTCACCCTCACGATCATCCCGATGTTCATCCTCATGGGGGTGTTCGCGGTCCGGGCCCGGATCGCCGAGCAGGTGTACGCCGTCGCCTCCCACCTGCTGCGCCGGCTCCCCGGCGGGCTGGGCGTGGCAACCGTCATGGCCTGCGCCGGTTTCGCGGCCGTCTCCGGCTCCTCGATCGGCACCGCCGCGACCATGTCCCGGCTCTCGATCACCGAGATGCGCCGGGCGGGCTACCCGGAGTCGATCGCCGGGGCGCTCGTCGCTGTGGCCGGGACACTGGGGGTGCTCATCCCGCCCAGCGTGTTCCTGGTCCTCTACGCGATTATGACCGGCGAGTCCGTCGCCGCGATGCTCGCGGCGGGCATCGTTCCCGGCATCATCTCGGCACTCGCCTACGCCACGTTCATCATGGCGGTGGCACCGAAGCTGGTCGCCAAGCCCGGCTCGGCAGACGCCCCGAACCTCGACAGCGCCGTCGAGGCGGCCGCCGGCGGGACCGGCTCCGAGAGCACCCGGGTCACCGCGACCGCCACCCCTACCAAGCTGCGCGACCTGGAAATGCGCGGCCTGGTGCGGGTCGCGCTGCTGTTCTTCATCGTCCTCGGCGGCATCTACTCCGGCTTCTTCACCCCCACCGAGTCCGCCGCCATGGGCGCCCTGGTCGCCGCCGTAATGCTGATCCTGGAGTTCCGCCGGCAGGGCTTCGCCACCCTGTACGAGAAGTTCACCGGTGCGCTCAAGGAGACGGCCGGGACCACCAGCATGGTCTTCGCCATCGTGGTGGGGTCGGCGATCCTGTCGAAGTTCTTCGTGACGGCCCGGCTGCCGCAGACCGCCACCTCCTCGATCTCCGCACTGGACTTCAGCCCGCACCTGACGATCGCGCTGCTGCTGCTCATGCTGGTGCCGCTGGGGATGGCGCTGGAGTCGATCTCGATCCTGGTCATCTCGGTGCCGCTGCTCTACCCGATCGCCACGAGCATGGGCTTCGACGGTGTGTGGCTCGGCATCCTGATCGTCAAGCTCATCGAGATCGGCATGGTGACGCCGCCCGTCGGGATCAACTGCTACGTGGTGGCCGGCACCTCGGGCGTCAACGTGGAACGGATCTTCCGCGGCGTGGCACCGTTCGTCGCCATCGAGCTCGCCGTTGTCGCCGTACTGTTCGCTTTCCCGGAGCTGATCCTGTGGCTCCCATCCCTCGTCCGGTGA
- a CDS encoding NAD(P)-dependent oxidoreductase, translating into MSQVGFIGLGTMGAPMLRNLAGSGAGTIVFDLDAACVRDLAAETGAAPARAASDFAGAEAVVTMLPTSDAVAEALFDWDGGIARHLPAGSVVIDMSSSDPTQTVRLGERLREHGVDLVDAPVSGAVAKATDATLSIMMGADSEAAAERATPIVRTMSAVVFRTGKLGTGHAMKALNNFVAGASTTAACEALIAGERFGLAPETMVQILNASTGQSFVTSNVLGEHVVNGRFASGFGLALYAKDVRIARSLTQAIAHPAPVCEAVSGALDDALDELGNVDHTRAFEYWKDQEA; encoded by the coding sequence GTGAGTCAGGTTGGTTTCATCGGGCTCGGGACCATGGGAGCCCCCATGCTGCGGAACCTGGCCGGGTCGGGGGCCGGCACCATCGTGTTCGACCTGGACGCCGCGTGCGTGCGCGATCTCGCGGCTGAGACCGGCGCGGCACCGGCGCGCGCGGCGTCCGACTTCGCCGGGGCCGAGGCCGTCGTCACCATGCTCCCCACCAGCGACGCGGTCGCGGAGGCGCTGTTCGACTGGGATGGCGGCATCGCCCGCCACCTGCCGGCCGGCAGTGTCGTCATCGACATGAGCTCCTCGGACCCCACCCAGACGGTGCGCCTCGGCGAGCGGCTGCGGGAGCACGGGGTGGACCTCGTGGACGCCCCGGTGTCCGGCGCGGTGGCCAAGGCGACCGACGCGACACTGTCGATCATGATGGGCGCCGACAGCGAAGCGGCCGCCGAGCGGGCGACCCCGATAGTGCGGACCATGAGCGCCGTGGTCTTCCGCACGGGCAAGCTGGGCACCGGGCACGCGATGAAGGCGCTGAACAACTTCGTCGCGGGGGCCTCCACCACGGCCGCCTGCGAGGCGCTGATCGCGGGGGAGCGTTTCGGGCTCGCGCCGGAGACGATGGTGCAGATCCTGAACGCGTCGACCGGACAGAGCTTCGTCACGTCGAACGTCCTGGGCGAGCATGTCGTCAACGGCAGGTTCGCCTCCGGGTTCGGGCTCGCCCTCTACGCCAAGGACGTACGGATCGCGCGGTCCCTGACACAGGCCATCGCGCACCCGGCGCCGGTGTGCGAGGCCGTGTCGGGCGCGCTCGACGACGCTCTGGACGAGCTGGGCAACGTGGACCACACCCGGGCCTTCGAGTACTGGAAGGACCAGGAGGCGTGA
- a CDS encoding response regulator, translating into MIAVALVDDEALIRAGLSALVAAEEDMRVAGEADDGIGVLDLVRRTRPDIVLMDVRMPGMDGIQATSALSRALDQAPKTIVVTTFENDDYVYGALRAGASGFLLKRSRPEDILAAIRLVHSGDSLLFPAAIRSLAAANPRLDTPAARAVGSLTEREANTLTLMARGLSNAEIAAELFVSVETVKTHVSNVLAKLRARDRTQAVIAAYDSGLVRAGQG; encoded by the coding sequence ATGATCGCCGTTGCGCTCGTCGACGACGAGGCCCTGATCCGGGCCGGCCTCAGCGCGCTGGTGGCCGCCGAGGAGGACATGCGGGTGGCCGGCGAGGCCGACGACGGCATCGGCGTCCTCGACCTGGTACGGCGCACCCGGCCCGACATCGTCCTGATGGACGTGCGCATGCCCGGCATGGACGGGATCCAGGCGACCTCCGCCCTCAGCCGCGCGCTGGACCAGGCACCCAAGACCATCGTCGTCACCACGTTCGAGAACGACGACTACGTCTACGGCGCGCTCCGTGCCGGAGCTTCGGGGTTCCTACTCAAGCGCAGCCGCCCCGAGGACATCCTCGCCGCGATCCGCCTGGTGCACTCCGGCGACTCGCTGCTCTTCCCCGCGGCGATCCGGTCGCTCGCCGCGGCCAACCCCCGGCTGGACACTCCCGCGGCGCGGGCGGTCGGCTCGCTGACCGAGCGCGAGGCGAACACGCTGACCCTCATGGCGCGGGGGCTGTCGAACGCCGAGATCGCCGCGGAGCTGTTCGTGAGCGTCGAGACGGTGAAGACGCACGTCTCCAACGTCCTCGCCAAACTGCGGGCCCGCGACCGGACCCAGGCTGTCATCGCCGCCTACGACTCCGGCCTGGTACGCGCCGGCCAGGGGTGA
- a CDS encoding fumarylacetoacetate hydrolase family protein, translating to MNSELTASQRPGKIIAVHINYRSRAEQRGRTPEHPSYFLKPSTSVGHSGSPVERPLGTELLAFEGEIALIIGHEARCVSPGDGWSHVRAVTAANDFGVYDLRYADKGSNLRSKGGDGFTPLGPALIPAEAVDPAALRVRTWLNGDLVQEGDTGELFFSFGQLVADLSQLLTLEPGDTILTGTPAGASVTQPGDIVEVEVDAPDAEGAPSTGRLVTPVIEATVPLADYGALPRVDDQQRAEAWGSAEAADRADNRVLSGETRAALDTLAIATLSAQLRKRGLDNVSVDGVRPLASGTRVVGVARTLRYLPLREDLFAAHGGGLNAQKRAIEAVGPGEVLVMEARGERTAGTIGDILALRAQMNGAAGIVTDGGVRDSAAVASLGLPVYAAAEHPAVLGRRHVPWESDVTIACGGTTVQPGDVIVGDDDGLVVIPPHLLEEVVADAVEQERQEEFITEQVRAGHGIEGLYPLSGAWLEAYREWKE from the coding sequence GTGAACTCTGAGCTCACCGCGTCTCAGCGCCCCGGCAAGATCATCGCTGTGCACATCAATTACCGGTCCCGCGCTGAGCAGCGGGGGCGGACCCCGGAACATCCCTCGTACTTCCTCAAGCCGTCCACGTCGGTCGGGCACTCGGGGAGCCCTGTTGAACGCCCCCTCGGCACCGAACTGCTCGCCTTCGAGGGCGAGATCGCGCTCATCATCGGCCACGAGGCCCGCTGTGTGAGCCCCGGTGACGGCTGGTCCCACGTCCGGGCCGTGACGGCCGCCAACGACTTCGGCGTCTACGACCTGCGGTACGCCGACAAGGGGTCGAACCTGCGCTCGAAGGGGGGCGACGGTTTCACCCCGCTCGGGCCGGCACTGATCCCCGCCGAGGCGGTCGATCCCGCCGCCCTGCGCGTGCGCACCTGGCTGAACGGCGACCTCGTGCAAGAAGGCGACACCGGGGAGCTGTTCTTCTCGTTCGGCCAACTCGTCGCGGACCTGTCGCAGCTCCTCACCCTCGAACCCGGCGACACCATCCTGACCGGCACCCCCGCCGGGGCGTCCGTCACCCAGCCGGGCGACATCGTCGAGGTCGAGGTCGACGCGCCGGACGCCGAAGGCGCGCCGAGCACGGGCCGGCTCGTCACACCCGTGATCGAGGCAACGGTTCCGCTCGCCGACTACGGGGCCCTCCCCCGTGTCGACGACCAGCAGCGCGCCGAGGCATGGGGCAGCGCCGAGGCCGCTGACCGCGCCGACAACCGCGTGCTGAGCGGAGAGACCCGGGCCGCGCTGGACACCCTGGCGATCGCGACCCTCAGCGCGCAGCTTCGCAAGCGCGGGCTCGACAACGTCAGCGTCGACGGTGTGCGCCCGCTCGCCTCCGGCACCCGTGTGGTCGGGGTGGCGCGCACACTGCGCTACCTGCCGCTGCGCGAGGACCTCTTCGCCGCCCACGGCGGGGGGCTGAACGCCCAGAAGCGCGCTATCGAAGCGGTCGGCCCCGGCGAGGTGCTCGTCATGGAGGCGCGCGGCGAGCGCACCGCGGGCACGATCGGCGACATCCTCGCGCTGCGTGCCCAGATGAACGGGGCGGCCGGCATCGTCACCGACGGCGGCGTGCGCGACAGCGCCGCGGTGGCCAGTCTGGGCCTGCCGGTCTACGCCGCGGCGGAGCATCCGGCTGTGCTCGGGCGCCGCCATGTGCCCTGGGAGTCCGACGTCACGATCGCCTGCGGGGGGACCACCGTCCAGCCCGGCGACGTCATCGTGGGCGACGACGACGGCCTCGTCGTGATCCCACCGCACCTGCTGGAGGAGGTCGTCGCCGACGCCGTCGAGCAGGAGCGCCAGGAGGAGTTCATCACCGAGCAGGTCCGCGCCGGCCACGGCATCGAGGGACTGTACCCGCTGAGCGGGGCCTGGCTGGAGGCCTATCGGGAGTGGAAGGAGTAG
- a CDS encoding TRAP transporter small permease, whose translation MDRIARAIAAPLGILASISTIVMMLGISADVAYRNIAGESIAGVLELTESALVATVFFGLAYAGTSGTHIAVDLLTSRLPEKAARGLMLLAWVLGCVILGWLVYASFGQAVDSFERNELRMGLVSWPLWPARWFVVVGFAALLLVAMVNVARLLTGRPLMGDPNGEAGSGDAPTES comes from the coding sequence ATGGACAGGATCGCACGGGCGATCGCGGCTCCCCTCGGCATCCTCGCATCAATCAGCACGATCGTAATGATGCTCGGGATCAGCGCGGACGTCGCCTACCGCAACATCGCGGGTGAGTCGATCGCCGGCGTTCTGGAGCTCACCGAGTCAGCACTGGTGGCCACGGTCTTCTTCGGCCTGGCCTATGCCGGGACGAGCGGCACGCACATCGCCGTGGACCTGCTCACCTCCCGGCTCCCGGAGAAAGCCGCGCGCGGTCTCATGCTGCTGGCCTGGGTACTCGGCTGCGTGATCCTGGGCTGGCTCGTCTACGCCTCCTTCGGGCAGGCCGTCGACTCCTTCGAGCGGAACGAGCTCCGCATGGGCCTGGTGAGCTGGCCGCTGTGGCCGGCCCGATGGTTCGTCGTTGTCGGCTTCGCCGCACTGCTGCTCGTGGCCATGGTCAATGTCGCGCGCCTGCTCACCGGACGGCCCCTGATGGGCGACCCGAACGGCGAGGCCGGCTCCGGCGACGCGCCGACGGAAAGCTGA
- a CDS encoding GntR family transcriptional regulator, whose protein sequence is MAPGSSDLTGLSKSQRAYAVIKERITEGTYGPGYRLVLGQLARELDVSQVPVREAIRLLEAEGLVSFERNVGARVSAIDPTEYQHTMQTMAIVEGAATALAAPHIGAGELDRARELNERMRDSLRDFTPVEFTQLNKEFHETLYLCCPNPEMIDLVRRQWSRMATIRSSTFSLVPGRAANSVAEHEELLGLMESRADAETVERRARAHRLATLNAFLARQGKDTL, encoded by the coding sequence ATGGCACCCGGCTCCTCCGACCTCACCGGCCTTTCCAAGTCACAACGCGCGTACGCGGTCATCAAGGAACGCATCACCGAAGGCACCTACGGTCCCGGCTACCGGCTCGTCCTCGGCCAGCTCGCGCGCGAGCTGGACGTGAGCCAGGTTCCGGTGCGCGAGGCCATCCGGCTGTTGGAAGCCGAAGGGTTGGTCAGCTTCGAGCGCAACGTTGGCGCGCGGGTGAGTGCGATCGATCCCACCGAGTACCAGCACACCATGCAGACCATGGCCATCGTCGAGGGCGCGGCCACCGCGCTGGCGGCACCGCACATCGGCGCCGGTGAGCTCGACCGCGCCCGCGAGCTGAACGAGCGCATGCGGGACAGCCTCCGCGACTTCACCCCGGTCGAGTTCACCCAACTGAACAAGGAGTTCCACGAGACGCTCTACCTGTGCTGCCCCAACCCGGAGATGATCGACCTGGTCCGGCGCCAGTGGTCGCGCATGGCGACCATCCGCAGCTCGACGTTCAGCCTCGTTCCGGGACGCGCCGCCAACTCCGTTGCCGAGCACGAGGAGCTCCTCGGCCTCATGGAGTCGAGGGCCGACGCCGAGACCGTTGAGCGCCGCGCCCGCGCGCACCGCCTCGCCACCCTGAACGCGTTCCTCGCCCGGCAAGGAAAGGACACCCTATGA
- a CDS encoding AraC-like ligand-binding domain-containing protein, giving the protein MLPTLPERATQPVTSFVAHTFDDWQRRMSARFVRLRLSTDRPEGFHGRVLGRDFNGISLARISARAHEVARLPSLISAEERRYVKFSLQLRGSSLVAQDGREAVLGAGDMAVYDTGRPYRVVCGDDAENLVVVFPAETLTLPATALSTVTAARITGSRGVGSVVGSLFRQLGDSLHTLPDSTGTRLVHQAVDLVDTLLRTELEPRAGRGEPAYGVLAQVKQYIEENLGDPTLGPANIARAHSISVRYLHSLFESEGATVSTSIKRRRLERCRRDLLDPANREATVTAIASRWGFVESAHFSRVFKQRFGVPPSAYRSRYAG; this is encoded by the coding sequence ATGCTCCCGACACTGCCGGAACGCGCCACCCAACCGGTCACGTCATTCGTCGCGCACACCTTCGACGACTGGCAACGACGGATGTCCGCCCGGTTCGTGCGGCTGCGCCTGTCCACCGACCGGCCGGAAGGCTTCCACGGCCGGGTGCTCGGCCGCGACTTCAACGGGATCTCGCTCGCGCGGATCAGCGCGCGAGCGCACGAGGTGGCGCGCCTGCCCAGCCTGATCTCTGCTGAGGAACGGCGCTACGTCAAATTCAGCCTGCAGCTTCGCGGATCGTCCCTGGTCGCCCAGGACGGCCGCGAGGCGGTGCTCGGCGCGGGCGACATGGCGGTCTACGACACCGGCCGGCCCTACCGAGTGGTGTGCGGGGACGATGCCGAAAACCTTGTCGTGGTCTTCCCGGCCGAGACGCTCACCCTCCCGGCCACGGCGCTGAGCACAGTGACGGCGGCACGCATAACGGGCAGCCGCGGGGTGGGATCCGTGGTCGGGTCGCTCTTCCGGCAGTTGGGCGACAGCCTCCATACACTGCCCGACTCCACCGGAACCCGCCTGGTACACCAGGCGGTCGACCTGGTCGACACCCTGCTGCGTACCGAGCTTGAGCCGCGGGCGGGCCGGGGCGAACCGGCGTACGGGGTGTTGGCGCAGGTCAAGCAGTACATCGAGGAAAACCTCGGCGATCCCACGCTGGGGCCCGCGAACATCGCGCGGGCGCATTCCATCTCCGTGCGCTACCTGCACAGCCTCTTCGAGTCCGAGGGTGCCACGGTGTCGACGAGCATCAAGCGGCGGCGCTTGGAGCGGTGCCGGCGGGACCTGCTCGATCCCGCGAACCGCGAGGCGACGGTCACCGCGATCGCCTCCCGATGGGGTTTCGTCGAGTCCGCGCACTTCAGCAGGGTTTTCAAGCAACGGTTCGGCGTTCCGCCGAGCGCCTACCGCAGCAGGTACGCCGGCTGA